A part of Rhinatrema bivittatum chromosome 16, aRhiBiv1.1, whole genome shotgun sequence genomic DNA contains:
- the LOC115077145 gene encoding dehydrogenase/reductase SDR family member 4-like: MLHSLCVLRRLSWSWPRMQSTTASGVLADKVALVTASTDGIGFAIARRLAQDGAKVVLSSRKQENVDKALAQLREENLMVSGTICHVGKEQDRERLILKAVEQYGGIDILVSNAAVNPFFGNILDSTEEVWDKILDVNVKATFLLVKKVVPHMEKRGGGSIVIVSSLAAYTPFPSLGPYSVSKTALLGLTKVLAPELASKNIRLNCLAPGLIKTKFSSALWQNQSMAKQFLSVLGAHRIGEAEDCAGVVSFLCSPDAAYISGETVVVAGGSQSRL, translated from the exons ATGCTACACTCTCTCTGTGTTCTCAGACGTTTATCGTGGTCTTGGCCCAGAATGCAGAGCACCACTGCCAGCGGAGTCCTGGCAGATAAAGTGGCCCTGGTCACTGCCTCCACAGATGG GATTGGGTTTGCCATTGCACGTCGACTGGCCCAGGATGGGGCCAAAGTAGTGCTGAGCAGCCGAAAGCAGGAGAATGTGGACAAGGCCCTGGCgcagcttagagaagagaatCTTATGGTCTCAGGCACCATCTGTCATGTGGGCAAGGAACAAGACCGAGAGAGACTGATATTAAAG GCAGTAGAGCAGTATGGTGGAATTGATATTCTAGTCTCCAATGCTGCAGTCAATCCCTTTTTTGGAAACATTCTGGATTCAACGGAAGAGGTCTGGGACAAG ATACTGGATGTGAATGTGAAGGCCACTTTCTTGCTGGTGAAGAAGGTGGTGCCGCACATGGAGAAACGAGG GGGTGGATCAATTGTCATTGTGTCATCATTAGCTGCGTACACCCCTTTCCCG tctctcGGACCCTATAGTGTGAGTAAGACAGCCCTTCTTGGCCTGACCAAAGTTTTGGCTCCCGAGCTGGCTTCCAAGAATATCCGGTTAAACTGCCTGGCACCTGGTCTCATCAAGACCAAATTCAGCTCTGCC CTATGGCAGAACCAAAGCATGGCGAAGCAGTTTTTGTCAGTCCTAGGTGCACATAG AATTGGAGAAGCAGAGGACTGTGCCGGAGTCGTCTCTTTCCTCTGTTCACCAGATGCTGCGTACATCAGTGGAGAgacggtggtggttgcaggagggtCCCAGTCCCGTCTCTGA